One window from the genome of Saccharomyces mikatae IFO 1815 strain IFO1815 genome assembly, chromosome: 2 encodes:
- the UBX7 gene encoding Ubx7p (similar to Saccharomyces cerevisiae UBX7 (YBR273C) and UBX6 (YJL048C); ancestral locus Anc_1.335), producing the protein MLEALFRNSVEEAVNDSIKQGVLMAVYSTEGDDQWLESWFKEDDVALDALAEHSIWLKLVKGSVQFQLFEQVFPNVVVPSVYLIRAGKIELIIQGKNDRHWEKLLACLGVKNKKSDEILSRQTNPGLAKETESPKNAPKKNARERVAETTLEIQRREQLKQRKLAEEERERIIRLVRADRAERKALDETHHRTLDDQKPLDVHDNIKDIRKLHSSKCILQIRMTDGKTVKHEFDSSETLNYVRKWVDLNRTDGDCPYSFHRSIPRVTFKDSDELKTLEALELTPRSALLLKPLDSPNSKLVVTGMEGPGLLDRLYKGFSTWWRSNGEHEITSQQEGTHETNHHEIRSSPPGRFQHVNVRESVQSPENSSPMLTPSVTRYPSEGNLITSRSVSPNVFQFVNNDHQDDPEDPKTFNGNNVHLEKNKDEDKD; encoded by the coding sequence ATGTTAGAGGCACTATTTAGGAATTCTGTGGAAGAAGCCGTGAACGACTCCATTAAGCAGGGTGTTCTCATGGCCGTTTACAGCACTGAAGGGGATGATCAATGGTTGGAAAGTTGGTTCAAGGAAGATGACGTCGCATTGGATGCTTTAGCGGAACATAGTATTTGGTTGAAATTGGTTAAAGGTAGTGTGCAGTTCCAGTTATTTGAGCAAGTGTTTCCTAATGTGGTCGTACCCAGTGTGTACTTGATACGTGCTGGGAAGATAGAATTGATAATTCAAGGCAAGAATGACCGACATTGGGAGAAACTGTTGGCGTGCTTGGGCGTCAAAAATAAGAAGTCTGATGAGATCTTGTCCAGGCAAACCAATCCAGGTTTGGCCAAAGAAACAGAGTCCCCCAAAAATGctccaaagaaaaatgcaaGGGAAAGGGTTGCGGAGACCACCCTAGAGATCCAACGCAGGGAACAACTAAAACAGAGGAAGTTagctgaagaagaaagagaaagaattaTAAGACTTGTCAGGGCAGATCGTGCAGAAAGAAAAGCCCTAGATGAAACGCATCACCGGACTCTTGATGATCAAAAGCCATTGGATGTTCATGATAACATAAAGGACATACGGAAATTACACAGCAGCAAGTGTATCCTGCAGATTAGAATGACTGATGGTAAAACTGTGAAACATGAGTTTGACTCATCAGAAACATTAAATTACGTTAGAAAATGGGTGGATCTCAACAGGACCGATGGAGATTGCCCGTATTCATTTCATAGGAGCATTCCTAGAGTGACGTTTAAGGATTCCGATGAGCTGAAGACGCTAGAAGCGTTGGAGCTAACCCCTAGGTCAGCCTTGTTACTTAAGCCACTGGACAGTCCAAATTCTAAGCTAGTTGTGACTGGGATGGAAGGACCAGGCCTTTTAGATCGTCTCTATAAGGGTTTCTCTACATGGTGGCGTAGTAATGGAGAGCATGAAATAACATCGCAACAAGAGGGAACACATGAGACTAATCATCACGAAATCAGATCCTCTCCACCAGGCCGCTTTCAACACGTTAACGTTCGGGAATCTGTTCAATCTCCTGAGAATTCATCACCTATGCTGACACCTAGTGTAACAAGATACCCATCAGAAGGTAATTTAATTACATCGCGTTCTGTATCACCAAatgtttttcaatttgttaaCAATGATCATCAAGATGATCCTGAAGATCCAAAGACCTTTAATGGCAACAACGTTCAtttagaaaagaacaaagacGAAGATAAAGATTAA
- the CHK1 gene encoding serine/threonine protein kinase CHK1 (similar to Saccharomyces cerevisiae CHK1 (YBR274W); ancestral locus Anc_1.336), translating into MSLSQVSPLPHIKDVVLGDTVGQGAFACVKNAHLKMDPSIILAVKFVHVPTCKKMGLSEKDITKEVVLHSKCSKHPNVLRLIDCNVSKEYMWIILEMADGGDLFDKIEPDVGVDSDVAQFYFQQLISAVNYLHAECGIAHRDVKPENILLDKNGNLKLADFGLASQFKRKDGTLRVSMDQRGSPPYMAPEILYSEEGYYADRTDIWSIGILLFVLLTGQTPWEIPSLDNEDFIFFIENDGNLNWGPWSKIEFTHLNILRKILQPDPIKRVTLKVLKRHPWVSRRVSFAGDDGLCNDPELLAKKLFSHLKVSLSNENYIKFTQEANSNSRCVSTQPIGNELAELEHDSVHFKTLSNTQRAFTLYDSNMNDNSGTFLTQEAKWTQFISHDIAALQFHSEESGFTELLKYRLKFNPNKLTKFYTLQSMDILLPTLEKALTLSQIRVKPDLFANFERLCELLGYNNVFPLIINIKTQSNGGYQLSGSISIIKIEKELKNVGFERKTGDPLEWRRLFKRISTICRDIILIPN; encoded by the coding sequence ATGAGTCTCTCACAGGTGTCACCTTTACCGCATATCAAGGACGTTGTTTTGGGAGATACAGTTGGGCAGGGGGCATTTGCCTGTGTCAAAAATGCCCATCTCAAAATGGATCCCTCTATTATTCTAGCTGTTAAATTCGTTCATGTTCCTACTTGTAAGAAAATGGGACTCAGTGAGAAGGATATTACAAAAGAAGTTGTTTTGCATTCGAAATGTTCGAAGCATCCTAACGTTTTGAGACTTATAGATTGTAACGTCTCTAAAGAGTATATGTGGATAATCCTGGAGATGGCAGATGGGGGAGACCTATTTGACAAGATTGAGCCTGATGTTGGAGTCGATTCTGACGTAGCTCAGTTTTACTTCCAACAGCTTATTAGCGCAGTTAATTATTTGCACGCAGAATGTGGTATTGCCCACCGAGACGTAAAGCCTGAGAACATTTTACTTGACAAGAATGGAAATTTAAAGCTAGCCGATTTTGGGCTTGCCTCCCAATTTAAGAGAAAAGATGGTACATTACGTGTATCCATGGATCAAAGGGGTTCGCCGCCCTACATGGCTCCTGAAATCTTATATTCTGAAGAAGGTTATTATGCAGATCGAACGGATATATGGTCCATCGGCATCCTCTTATTTGTATTGTTAACCGGTCAAACGCCTTGGGAAATACCATCATTagataatgaagatttcatcttctttattgaaaacGATGGAAATTTAAACTGGGGGCCCTGGTCGAAGATAGAATTCACTCATTTAAACATACTCCGAAAAATTCTACAACCTGACCCGATTAAGAGGGTGACActgaaagttttgaaaaggcATCCTTGGGTATCACGTCGAGTCTCATTCgctggtgatgatggtcTTTGTAACGATCCTGAGCTCTTGGCTAAGAAATTGTTTTCTCATTTGAAAGTCTCATTGAGTAACGAAAATTATATAAAGTTTACTCAAGAGGCTAACTCTAACAGTAGATGCGTTTCCACTCAACCAATTGGTAACGAGTTAGCTGAACTCGAACATGACTCTGTGCATTTCAAGACACTTTCAAATACACAACGTGCGTTTACCCTGTACGATTCAAATATGAACGATAACAGCGGTACATTTTTGACGCAAGAGGCTAAGTGGACGCAATTCATAAGCCACGATATTGCTGCCTTACAATTTCATTCTGAGGAGAGTGGCTTTACTGAGCTACTCAAATATCGTTTGAAGTTCAACCCGAATAAGCTTACTAAATTTTACACACTACAATCTATGGATATCTTGTTGCCAACTCTGGAGAAAGCGTTGACCTTATCACAAATCAGAGTGAAACCTGACCTTTTTgcgaattttgaaaggttGTGCGAATTATTAGGCTACAATAACGTTTTTCCGCTTATTATAAATATCAAAACCCAAAGTAATGGTGGTTACCAATTATCTGGTAGTATTTCCATTATCAAGATTGAAAAGGAGCTGAAAAATGTtggatttgaaagaaaaactggCGATCCTCTAGAATGGAGAAGATTatttaaaagaatttcaacTATTTGTAGAGATATTATCCTAATTCCTAATTAA